The Cylindrospermum stagnale PCC 7417 genome segment AGAGCTAATATCACGCTATTTCTGCCAATTCCCCTTCTTCCCAATCATGGCTGCTGTACTGTCAAAGTATAGTTACCCTTAACTCCAGGATTAAATGTACCTACCCAAACCCGATAGGTGCCACTTTTCCATTTGCTGTCGCTGACGCTGGCATCTTTACTTTTACCAGTGTCATCACCGCAACGAATTGTTGTTTGCTCTGGCCCTTGAATGAGTAAAGTTGTATCGTACCCACCACTGTTGACTAATATTTTTAGTTGAGCAAAGTCTTTGTCCAAAATTAGGATGTGATCGGGAGTGGGGTCAGCAAAGCCAATACAGGCTTTCTTATCGCGATCGCGGTTGCTAATGGCAGATAAGGAGTAAGAACCGCCTGTATAGCCAGAAACTATACCTTGTGCTGGATTAAAATCTGGTAACAACTTGAGGGTAGCAAAATTTGCTGCTGTCTCAGCTATTGTCGGTGTTGCTGTAATAGCCGTAACCATAGCCAAAAGACAGCCTGCTTGGAAAAACATTTGGGGGCGACGATATTTCATAGCAGCCCTCCGATAGGCTCTTATCGTGATTATATATACTATTGTTATGGGAAAAACTGTGATTTTCCAGTGTGTGTGCCACATTGGAAGGTGACACAAAGGGTGCTTTTCCCAACAGAGAAGGCGGGATTCAAAAGTGTCCCCGCTTCCCTTGTCGTTTAACTCATCGCCCCTGGAGTTGGAAGAAGACGCCGCCTTTAAGGGCTGTTGTCTCATTACCATAACTACTGACTGTGAGCGATCGCAAATTATTGAAAAGCGGTTTACCTAATATTTCCACAAATTTAAGAATCGGTAGCTGACGCTCTAAGAGACTTTTGCTCTTTGTCCAGTCAAGATATATATAGCCTTGGTTCGGTTGGGGGATGAGTGCAACACTATCTTGGAAATCGGGATTGTCAATTAAGGCGGTTTCCTTAGCTGTGAGGATTTTATCCATCGTTTCCAAGTTAGAGGTAAAAATTTCGTAATTGTCTATGGTTGTATGTGCCCCCTTAACTTTGGCTTCGACGGTGAGGGATAATTGGTCTTTAGTCGCAGCTGTTAACTCTGTCCAGGCGGAGACTTTTTGCTTTCCTAGGGTGAGAGAGCTAATATTGAATCCATTGGCTGAGGCGATCGCATCTAAACGCCCAACGCCTTCTACTACTGCCGGCAATTTTTCCACCGCAAACACCCAAGCAGGAGTTGTTTTACCTGCACTAGGCAATAAAGCGATCGCATATTCCCCGCCAACCCAGCTAAAAATATCCGACGCCAAGTTTATACCCCAACGTTTTTGAATATCTACCAAAGGTTGAGCCAATCGAACAAGGGCATCTTCCCCAGAACCATATATAGTTGCAGTTGCTTGTCTCCAGAATTGAGCGAGATTACTATCACCTAAATTCCGCAAATTCGCACCGGAAATTGCCAACCCCGCTGATGCTGGAATATATTTTAATGCTCCTACAGGCTGAGAAAGTGGTGGCGATGGGGGAACAACTTCTGATCTACTCAGAAAAGTGGTTTCCGCTAGCAATCCTTGAGGGTTTAATACCAGAGAAATTATTTGGCTGTCGTATGTTGGTTCTGATAGTTGTAAACCTTGCCATGCTGCCACCGTGGGCAGATTCAGAAAAGCCAAAGCAACAGCACCTTTGGGCAATTGTTGAGTGGCTTTTTGATATTTGGCAGAACTGGTCAAATTCTCATCAGGCGCTTGGACATTATTAATCGCGGCTCGCAGCACCTTCAGATCATTAGCAAACAATACAAATTTATCTCCAACAACCGCACCAGCTAAATTTTCCTGGTTGTCATAAATCAGCTTCACGCCCTTGTATTGTTCAACGGCTAAGTTTGCACCAGCTAAAACCCGTCGGGAAAACAACAACTCGACAAACTCGCGGCTTTTCTCCGGTTTCTCCGTTGCTAGTGCCATCAGATACCCCGGCTGCTGTCCGTTTTCTGGTTCACGGTCAATGTCTAAAGTAGTTACAGCCAGTGTAATTTCTTTGCCTAGCCAAGGTTGAATATCTTGTTTGTAATTTATGCTACTTTTAGCCAATAAACTGGTTTTGAGTTGGGAAAGTTCTCCATCACGCTCCAACGCCTGCAAACGGTCTGGATTTGCCAGCAATGACACCATCACAGGGGCCAGCTTCGACACGAATATAGCAGCACCAGGCTGTCCGGTAGAAGCGACGAGGTTAACTGGAGTTTTGGCGAAAAACCAGTAAAAGCCAGTAATACCAATTAGTAGTAGCGCGATCGCACCAGCTACTAGGAAACCAAAGAATGAGCTTTGCCTGTTCACGCTAGACCTAGTAAATGCTCCGTTTTTGATCTTATGGTACAAAAGCAGCTTCTAGGGATTGGACGGCAGCATTTTTCCGGCTTTTCTGCCAACATGAATAATATATGATTGTTTAGAAAAATTGCATGACAGGGAATTCTTTTGGTCAAACCTTTAGCCAAATTAGTGTAGAGGAACTAGCACAACGTCTGTCTTCAGGCGAGCAGGGGATTCAGTTGGTGGATGTGCGCGAACCCCAAGAAGTTGACACAGCTAGTATTCAAGGCTTTGTCAACCTTCCCCTGAGTCAATTTGCCGAGTGGAGCGAGCTAGTATTGAGTCGCTTCAATGCCGATGCCGAAACTTTAGTGCTGTGTCACCACGGTATCCGCTCTGCCCAGATGTGTCAGTGGTTAGTTGCTCAAGGATTTACAAATGTTAAAAATATTGGAGGTGGTATTGCGGCCTACTCTATATTAGTTGACCCTTCCATTCCCCAATATTAACCGCTGATTGCCGAAACATAACGCAAAAACCAGACGGGGTGAACTCTTGCCTCAGCTATTCACCATTCTGAAGCTATCAAGGACAAAATCTCGATTATGGTCTAAAAGCTTGGTAATGTTGGCTTTGGAGACATTTCCAGAGCCATTCTTTCCCCAATCGAAAAAATCCGTATCTAAAAATACAGGTTATGGTGAAATATTATGGGATAATACGGAAAAATAGCGGATTTAACCCTCAACTACAGCTTTTGTGGCAACAGGCAAGCTGTTAGCTGAAAATTATCTCGAAAAATGCTGAAGGGGAACTTAGTGTTTACTTACTATAATAGAAGTATATAATTTATCCTTAAAAATTAATTATTATTAAATTCTTTCTGTGGTTAGATCCACAACTTTTTTCAAATTTTGATTAAGATTTGCCTTCAGCAAAAAATCACCTATGCAAGTCCAGCTGACCAATCGACAACAGCATATACTTTGGGCAACTGTACGCCACTACATTGCTACAGCAGAGCCTGTGGGTTCCAAAGCTCTGATTGAGGAGTTTGACCTGGGTGTAAGTTCCGCCACTATTCGCAATGTCATGGGCGTTTTAGAAAAATCTGGGTTACTTTACCAACCCCACACCTCAGCCGGCAGAATACCTTCTGATTCTGGTTATCGGATGTATGTTGACCAGTTGATTACACCTTCTGGAGCGTCCGCTCCGCGAACAGAAGCTTTAGCTAAAGAGGTAGAAGACACACTGCAAAAGCGACTCCATTGGGAAGATTGGAGTTTGGAAACTCTGCTGCAAGGAGCCGCACAAATTTTGGCAACTTTAAGCGGCTGCATTAGCTTGATTACCATGCCGCAAACTCACACGGCTCAGTTGCGACATTTGCAATTAATGCAAATTGAAGCGGGTAGAATCATGCTGATTGTGGTG includes the following:
- a CDS encoding DUF3352 domain-containing protein — encoded protein: MNRQSSFFGFLVAGAIALLLIGITGFYWFFAKTPVNLVASTGQPGAAIFVSKLAPVMVSLLANPDRLQALERDGELSQLKTSLLAKSSINYKQDIQPWLGKEITLAVTTLDIDREPENGQQPGYLMALATEKPEKSREFVELLFSRRVLAGANLAVEQYKGVKLIYDNQENLAGAVVGDKFVLFANDLKVLRAAINNVQAPDENLTSSAKYQKATQQLPKGAVALAFLNLPTVAAWQGLQLSEPTYDSQIISLVLNPQGLLAETTFLSRSEVVPPSPPLSQPVGALKYIPASAGLAISGANLRNLGDSNLAQFWRQATATIYGSGEDALVRLAQPLVDIQKRWGINLASDIFSWVGGEYAIALLPSAGKTTPAWVFAVEKLPAVVEGVGRLDAIASANGFNISSLTLGKQKVSAWTELTAATKDQLSLTVEAKVKGAHTTIDNYEIFTSNLETMDKILTAKETALIDNPDFQDSVALIPQPNQGYIYLDWTKSKSLLERQLPILKFVEILGKPLFNNLRSLTVSSYGNETTALKGGVFFQLQGR
- a CDS encoding rhodanese-like domain-containing protein, whose amino-acid sequence is MTGNSFGQTFSQISVEELAQRLSSGEQGIQLVDVREPQEVDTASIQGFVNLPLSQFAEWSELVLSRFNADAETLVLCHHGIRSAQMCQWLVAQGFTNVKNIGGGIAAYSILVDPSIPQY